The Lutibacter sp. Hel_I_33_5 genome has a window encoding:
- a CDS encoding amidohydrolase family protein, with protein MKKISFILSFLFVITCSFAQTTYLHCGKIIDTESGKIQSKKTIVVQGNKIVNVLNGYVSPKDKNSDTIDLKSKVVMPGLIDMHVHIESEHSPKARINKYILNEADRAYNSVGFAKITLLNGFTTVRDLGGTGVNISLGKAIKTGKVIGPRVFTAGKALATTGGHADPTNGGSRELIGNPGPKDGVVNSVEDAKKAVRQRYKNGADWIKITATGGVLSVAKSGQNPQFTIEEVKAICNTAKDYGMKVAAHAHGDEGMQRAIIGGVKTIEHGTFMSDKTMELMKKHNAYLVPTITAGKEVVEKAKVKGYFPAIVVPKALSVGPQIQGTFARAYKKGVGIAFGTDAGVFKHGNNGKEFGFMVEGGMPAMETIQSATVTNAEILDMKDALGQIKKDFLADIIAVNEDPTKNISTMENVVFVMKNGTVYKK; from the coding sequence ATGAAAAAAATCAGTTTTATTCTTTCTTTTTTATTCGTTATCACTTGTTCGTTTGCCCAAACAACGTATTTACATTGTGGTAAAATAATTGATACTGAATCTGGAAAAATTCAATCAAAAAAAACAATTGTAGTTCAAGGGAATAAAATTGTGAATGTTTTAAATGGATATGTGAGTCCGAAAGACAAAAACTCAGATACCATCGATTTAAAAAGTAAAGTTGTGATGCCTGGTTTAATTGATATGCATGTACATATAGAAAGTGAACATAGTCCAAAAGCGAGGATTAATAAATATATATTAAACGAAGCTGACAGAGCGTATAATTCTGTTGGTTTTGCAAAAATCACCTTGTTAAATGGATTTACAACAGTTAGAGATTTAGGCGGAACAGGAGTGAATATTTCTTTAGGAAAAGCAATTAAAACTGGAAAGGTTATTGGACCTAGAGTGTTCACAGCAGGAAAAGCATTGGCTACAACTGGAGGTCATGCAGACCCAACAAACGGTGGTAGTAGAGAATTAATAGGGAATCCTGGACCAAAAGATGGAGTTGTGAATTCTGTTGAAGATGCAAAAAAAGCAGTAAGACAACGATATAAAAATGGAGCTGATTGGATAAAAATAACAGCCACTGGAGGCGTGTTAAGTGTTGCTAAATCTGGACAGAACCCACAATTTACAATAGAAGAAGTAAAGGCTATTTGTAATACCGCAAAAGATTACGGAATGAAAGTAGCTGCGCATGCACATGGAGATGAAGGAATGCAGCGTGCAATTATTGGAGGCGTAAAAACAATTGAACATGGTACTTTTATGAGTGATAAAACCATGGAGTTAATGAAAAAGCACAATGCTTATTTAGTACCTACGATAACTGCTGGAAAAGAAGTAGTTGAAAAAGCAAAAGTAAAAGGGTATTTCCCTGCGATAGTAGTTCCAAAAGCATTATCTGTTGGGCCACAAATACAAGGAACGTTTGCAAGAGCATATAAAAAAGGAGTCGGAATTGCATTTGGAACAGATGCAGGTGTTTTTAAGCATGGTAATAATGGAAAAGAATTTGGATTTATGGTTGAAGGAGGTATGCCAGCAATGGAAACTATCCAATCTGCAACTGTTACAAATGCAGAAATTTTGGATATGAAAGACGCCTTAGGTCAAATTAAAAAAGATTTTTTGGCAGATATCATTGCAGTAAACGAAGACCCAACAAAAAATATTTCAACGATGGAGAATGTTGTTTTTGTTATGAAGAATGGTACGGTGTATAAAAAATAA
- a CDS encoding class I SAM-dependent methyltransferase yields the protein MKLFYFIKYKLRLAIIKPLRYRTLISEIAKQKSNSILEVGVFNGRNSNRMIETAKSFHKASTINYYGFDLFEMLTEDELKEEFSKRPLSKNSIQNKLNPTGANINLYQGYSQKTLPKFVSDNPNINIDFIFIDGGHSIDTVKSDWENLTKIITKDTVIIFDDYYENTEKEILGKGCNELIDALDRNKYQVELLNPINSFQHDWGVLNVRFAKVQLK from the coding sequence ATGAAATTATTTTACTTTATTAAGTATAAGTTGCGTTTAGCAATTATAAAACCCTTACGATACAGAACATTAATTAGTGAAATTGCAAAACAAAAAAGCAATTCAATATTAGAAGTTGGAGTGTTTAATGGGAGAAACTCTAATAGAATGATTGAGACTGCTAAAAGTTTCCATAAAGCATCTACAATTAATTATTATGGTTTTGACTTGTTTGAAATGTTAACAGAAGATGAGTTGAAAGAAGAGTTTTCTAAAAGACCATTATCAAAAAATTCTATACAAAACAAATTAAACCCTACTGGAGCAAATATTAATTTATATCAAGGCTATTCTCAAAAAACTTTACCAAAATTTGTGTCAGATAACCCAAACATTAATATAGATTTTATATTTATAGATGGTGGACATAGTATTGATACAGTGAAGTCTGATTGGGAAAACCTAACAAAAATTATTACAAAAGATACTGTCATTATTTTTGACGATTATTATGAAAATACCGAAAAAGAGATTCTTGGTAAAGGATGTAATGAATTAATTGATGCTTTGGACAGAAATAAATATCAAGTTGAATTATTAAATCCAATTAATAGTTTTCAACACGATTGGGGAGTTTTAAATGTTCGATTTGCTAAAGTTCAACTCAAATAA